TTTTTTGAAATGCTAGTCCTCGGCCCATACAGACGATTTCTTCACCTGATTCATTTTTTGTCATGACGACATTGTTGTTTAAAATTTTTTCAATATACATGATGAACCTCACTTTTACAAATACAAATGAAAAAAACCTAGAATCCACCCAAACAAACTACTATGGAAGATTCAGGTTTTGCCTGCCGAACAGTAACAATCCTCATTACATGGATATCATAACATCTTTCTATTTCATTTGCAACCCTTTTCAAAGAACAAATGAAAAGGTTGTTTTTAGACAACTATTAAGAAATGTAAAAGCCCGATTGCAAACCTTCTATAAAAGAGTTACAATCTATCCCGTAGTTTAAAAAATATTTTCAAAGGATGAGGTACATGTTTGAATCAATCTCCACTCCTGATTTTGAAACACTTTACAGTAAAAATGACCTTAACGTCATCGATATTCGTGAAACTGAAAGTTTTTTACAAGGACACTTAGCACATTCTATGTCACTACCTGCAACTGTTTTACCAAATATGTTAAAACAGCTAAATAAAGAGAAAACCTACCATATCATTAGTTACAGTGGCCGCCGTTCTGAAGTTATTGCATCATTTATGGCTTCCAAAGGCTTTCATGCTGTACACGTGATCGGCGGCATGCAACAACTCTCTAAAGCTTC
The Enterococcus silesiacus DNA segment above includes these coding regions:
- a CDS encoding sulfurtransferase — encoded protein: MFESISTPDFETLYSKNDLNVIDIRETESFLQGHLAHSMSLPATVLPNMLKQLNKEKTYHIISYSGRRSEVIASFMASKGFHAVHVIGGMQQLSKAS